A part of Numida meleagris isolate 19003 breed g44 Domestic line chromosome 27, NumMel1.0, whole genome shotgun sequence genomic DNA contains:
- the LOC110388772 gene encoding ectoderm-neural cortex protein 1-like, producing MSVSSHENRKSRSSSGSMNIHLFHKPGHADSLLTHLNLLRKRHLFTDVVLRAGNRAFHCHRAVLAACSRYFDAMFSGGLKESRDAEVNFHDSLHPEVLELLLDYAYSARVLINEENAESLLEAGDMLQFQDIRDASADFLEKNLYPGNCLNMLLLSDAHCCERLLELSWRMALANFTSLCKTEDFLRLPKDKLLELVESEELEVEDETLVYEAVMGWIRYDLPRRHEVLPELLRSVRLALLPESYLRKQVACEKLVTSHKLGEEIVADAVRCKMKILQNDGLVTGCCARPRKVSQALLLLGGQTFMCDKIYVLDQKTREIIPRADIPSPRKECSACAIGCKVYITGGKGSENGASKDVWVYDTLHDEWAKAAPMLVARFGHGSAELDHCLYVVGGHTAVSGAFPASPSVSLKQVEHYDPQLDKWSLVAPLREGVSNAAVVGAKMKLFVFGGTSANQEKLPKVQCFDPCQNRWTVPGSCPQPWRYTAAAVVGSHVIVIGGDTEFSASSAYRFHSDTYQWSKFGDVTAKRISCRAVTSGNRLYVVGGYCGAQRCKTLDCYDPSSDTWSSVTTVPYSLIPTAFVSTWKYLAA from the coding sequence ATGTCCGTCAGCAGCCACGAGAACCGGAAATCCCGCTCGAGCTCGGGCTCCATGAACATCCACCTCTTCCACAAGCCGGGCCACGCCGACAGCCTCCTCACCCACCTGAACCTGCTTCGCAAGCGGCACCTCTTCACCGACGTGGTGCTGCGGGCGGGGAACCGCGCCTTCCACTGCCACCGCGCCGTGCTGGCCGCCTGCAGCCGCTACTTCGACGCCATGTTCAGCGGCGGCTTGAAGGAGAGCAGGGACGCAGAAGTCAACTTCCACGATTCCCTCCACCCcgaggtgctggagctgctgctggactACGCCTACTCGGCCCGGGTGCTGATCAACGAGGAGAATGCAGAGTCCTTGCTGGAGGCCGGGGACATGCTGCAGTTCCAGGATATTCGGGATGCTTCGGCCGACTTCCTGGAGAAGAACCTCTACCCCGGGAACTGCCTgaacatgctgctgctgtccgACGCCCACTGCTGCGAGCGGCTGCTGGAGCTGTCCTGGAGGATGGCGTTGGCCAACTTCACCTCGCTCTGCAAGACCGAAGACTTCCTCCGGCTGCCCAAAGacaagctgctggagctggtggagAGCGAAGAGCTGGAGGTGGAGGACGAGACCCTGGTGTACGAAGCCGTTATGGGCTGGATCCGATACGATCTGCCCCGGCGGCACGAGGTTCTGCCTGAGCTGCTGCGCTCCGTCCGCTTGGCCCTTCTGCCCGAGTCCTACCTGCGCAAGCAGGTGGCCTGCGAGAAGCTGGTGACCAGCCACAAGCTGGGGGAGGAGATCGTGGCCGACGCGGTCCGGTGCAAAATGAAGATCCTGCAGAACGACGGCCTGGTGACGGGGTGCTGCGCCCGGCCCCGCAAGGTCAgccaagccctgctgctgctcggcGGCCAGACCTTCATGTGCGACAAGATCTACGTGCTGGATCAGAAAACCCGCGAGATCATTCCCCGTGCCGACATCCCAAGCCCTCGCAAAGAGTGCAGCGCCTGCGCCATCGGCTGCAAAGTGTACATCACGGGTGGGAAGGGCTCCGAGAACGGCGCTTCCAAGGACGTCTGGGTGTACGACACGCTCCACGACGAGTGGGCCAAAGCCGCTCCCATGCTGGTGGCGCGGTTCGGCCACGGCTCCGCGGAGCTGGACCACTGCCTGTACGTGGTGGGAGGGCACACGGCAGTGAGTGGGGCCTTCCCCGCCTCTCCCTCCGTCTCTCTCAAGCAAGTGGAACACTACGACCCCCAGCTGGACAAGTGGTCGTTGGTGGCCCCTCTCCGAGAAGGCGTAAGCAACGCCGCTGTGGTGGGGGCCAAGATGAAGCTGTTTGTTTTCGGCGGCACCAGCGCGAACCAGGAGAAGCTGCCCAAGGTGCAGTGCTTCGACCCCTGCCAGAACCGCTGGACGGTGCCCggcagctgcccccagccctggcGGTACACGGCCGCGGCGGTGGTGGGCAGCCACGTCATCGTCATCGGGGGGGACACGGAGTTCTCCGCCAGCTCCGCTTATCGCTTCCACAGTGACACCTACCAGTGGTCCAAGTTTGGGGACGTGACCGCCAAGCGCATCAGCTGCCGCGCCGTGACGTCGGGGAACAGGCTGTACGTGGTGGGGGGCTACTGCGGGGCGCAGCGCTGCAAAACGCTGGACTGCTACGATCCCTCATCCGACACCTGGAGCAGCGTCACCACGGTGCCCTACTCCCTGATCCCCACCGCCTTCGTCAGCACCTGGAAGTACCTGGCCGCCTGA